The window CGAACCGGTCAGCTGGCACCAGCCGGCCGGGGCGCTGCTCGTGGTGCTGGGCATCCTGGCCGCCCACGGACGGCTGAAGGCGCGCCGCACCACCCAGCCGGACCCGGTCGGCCGCTAGACACGCCGATGGGGCGGCCACCGAAGCGGCCGCCCCATCGCGCACTCGGAACTACAGGTACTGACCGGTGTTCGTGGCGGTGTCGATCGCCCGCCCCGAGTCCTGGTTCTTGCCGGTGACGAGCGTGCGGATGTAGACGATCCGCTCGCCCTTCTTGCCGGAGATCCGGGCCCAGTCGTCCGGGTTGGTGGTGTTGGGCAGGTCCTCGTTCTCCGCGAACTCGTCGACGATCGCGTCGAGCAGGTGCTGCACGCGGAGACCCGGCTGCTTGGTCTCCAGCACCGACTTGATCGCCGACTTCTTCGCCCGGTCCACGATGTTCTGGATCATCGCGCCCGAGTTGAAGTCGCGGAAGTACAGGACTTCCTTGTCCCCGTTGGCGTAGGTCACCTCGAGGAACCGGTTCTCGTCGCTCTCCTCGTACATCCGCTCGACCGTGTGCTGGATCATCGCGTCGAACGTCGCCTTGGCGTCGCCGCCGAACTCGGCGAGGTCGTCGGCGTGGATCGGCAGGCCTTCGGCCAGGTACTTGGAGAAGATGTCCTTCGCGCCTTCGGCGTCCGGACGCTCGATCTTGATCTTGACGTCGAGCCGGCCCGGCCGCAGGATCGCCGGGTCGATCATGTCCTCGCGGTTGGAGGCGCCGATGACGATGACGTTCTCCAGGCCTTCGACACCGTCGATCTCCGACAGCAGCTGCGGCACGATCGTGGTTTCCACGTCGGACGACACGCCCGACCCACGGGTCCGGAAGATCGAGTCCATCTCGTCGAAGAACACGATCACCGGGGTGCCTTCGGAGGCCTTCTCCCGCGCTCGCTGGAAGATCAGGCGGATGTGCCGCTCGGTCTCCCCGACGAACTTGTTGAGCAGCTCGGGGCCCTTGATGTTCAGGAAGTAGGACTTCCCGTCCGCCGCGTCGCCCCGTGCTTCGGCCACCTTCTTGGCCAGCGAGTTCGCCACGGCCTTGGCGATGAGCGTCTTGCCGCAGCCCGGCGGGCCGTAGAGCAGGACGCCCTTGGGCGGCCGCAGCTGGTACTCCTGGTACAGGTCGGCGTGCAGGAACGGCAGCTCGACCGCGTCCCTGATCTGCTCGATCTGCCGGGTGAGGCCACCGATGTCCTCGTAGCGGACGTCGGGCACCTCCTCCAGCACCAGGTCTTCGACTTCCGCCTTCGGCACGCGCTCGTACGCGTAGCCGGCCTTGGAGTCGACCAGCAGCGAGTCGCCCGGCTTGAGCGGCTGCTCGGCCAGCAGGTCGGAGAGCAGGACCACCCGCTCTTCGTCCGCGTGCCCGACCACCAGCGCGCGAAGGCTGCCGCCCTCGACGTCGGCGGCGAGCACCTCACGCAGCGCACACACCTCGCCGGTGCGTTCGAAGCCGCCGGCCTCGACCACGGTGAGCGCCTCGTTGAGCCGCAGCGCCTGGCCGCGGCGCAACGACGAGAGCTCGACCGCGGGTGAGACCGACACCCGCATCTTCCGGCCGGCCGTGTAGACGTCCACCGTGTTGTCCTCGTACGCCTCGACGAAGACGCCGTACCCGGACGGTGGCTGGGCCAGCCGGTCGACTTCCTCACGCAGCGCGAGGAGCTGTCCTCGCGCCTCACGCAGCGTCTCGACCAGTTTGGTGTTGCGTTCGGTGAGCTGGCTCACCCTTTCCGAGGCCTCGGCGAGCCGCTGTTCG of the Amycolatopsis sp. NBC_01488 genome contains:
- the arc gene encoding proteasome ATPase — translated: MHHDLPGGRREEADPSATSGAGTTADEQARQIRFLEEEVALLRRKLTDSPRQNRVLEQRLAEASERVSQLTERNTKLVETLREARGQLLALREEVDRLAQPPSGYGVFVEAYEDNTVDVYTAGRKMRVSVSPAVELSSLRRGQALRLNEALTVVEAGGFERTGEVCALREVLAADVEGGSLRALVVGHADEERVVLLSDLLAEQPLKPGDSLLVDSKAGYAYERVPKAEVEDLVLEEVPDVRYEDIGGLTRQIEQIRDAVELPFLHADLYQEYQLRPPKGVLLYGPPGCGKTLIAKAVANSLAKKVAEARGDAADGKSYFLNIKGPELLNKFVGETERHIRLIFQRAREKASEGTPVIVFFDEMDSIFRTRGSGVSSDVETTIVPQLLSEIDGVEGLENVIVIGASNREDMIDPAILRPGRLDVKIKIERPDAEGAKDIFSKYLAEGLPIHADDLAEFGGDAKATFDAMIQHTVERMYEESDENRFLEVTYANGDKEVLYFRDFNSGAMIQNIVDRAKKSAIKSVLETKQPGLRVQHLLDAIVDEFAENEDLPNTTNPDDWARISGKKGERIVYIRTLVTGKNQDSGRAIDTATNTGQYL